TTATACTGAATCTTTCTAAATCATTGGCTAATCCACATCTGAAATATTGTGTTACCACAGCTTAGGAAAGATagcaaggaattggagagggtacagGGAAGCCTTGCTAGAATAGTATCAGTGATGAGAGGTTTCTGTTCTGTGAAGAGACCTGCAAAGCCGGGATTGTTCTCCCAGTATCAGAGAAGGTGAAGGAAAGAGAGACTGAAATATTTGAGGCGTTTTCATCAACAtagagagaagttgtttccattggcagggtgGTTGGTAACAACAGAAGACAGCTTTAAAATATTTGTCATAACAGCCAGGGTGGACATGAGTAGAGATGATTTTACTCAGTGAATTCTGGTGATCTGGAACACGAGAATATCTGGTGAAAGCAGCTCCAATGATAAATGATTTTTACTGTATTGAAGGTGCAATAAATATCAAGTTCTTGTTGACTGTAGATAGGAATTCAGTGATCAGCCTGAAATTCATGGGTACCAGCacaacagggaaagagagagagacagagagcgttcACCAGCTGAGTGTGGATCACTCAGTCATTCCATTTACTGAGACAGCAGCATGAAGTCTGGGACAGAGGAGGCGAGGTTGTTGCAGAGTTAAAAATGAAACCTATTAAGGAGCAGGAGAGCTTTGAGCTGGTGGAGTCTATGAAATCTGAGACTCGTTTTCCTTTGCTGTCATTTCACAGAGGCCCAGTTTTGCCAAGATTCTTTATTTCCACAGTTACAGGATCATTGAAAAGACATTGCAGCTTCTTTACAGCACAGCCAAACTCGCACTGACTGAATATTTCTCCACTCACCTCAAGGTTATCGATTCGCATCCAGCCTCCTCAGTCCACTCCTGTATCGGGCACAGTCTCAGAGTTGGGAGGGGTCAGGGGTGCGCCCTGACCATTAGGACCCCAGCAACAGTAGAGGAACAATTCAAACACAAACATTAAATGAAGTGAAAGCAGATTGTCGAGACCTGTCAGAAACTCCTGGAGATGCTGCAGTCACTTCACACACCAGAGGAGGTTAATGGGGAAGCTCAGTGACAGTGCAGAGTACCAGAATGGAACACATTCAGGTATAATGTCCAGATTGACAGAAACCCCTGGAGATGCTGCAGCCACTTCACACACCAGAGGAAGTTAACAGGGAGTGCTCAGAGACAGTGCAGAGTATCAGAGTGGAACACATTCAGGTATAATGTCCAGATTGACAGAAACTCCTGGAGATGCGGCAGTCACTTCACGCACCAGAGGAGGTTAACAGGGAAGCTCAGTGACAGTGCAGAGTATCAGAGTGGAACACATTCAGGTACAATGCCCAGACTGACTTTGGAGCAAATCTTTTCTGGAACCTGGGAAGGGCAGTTGAAAGACCAGACACACATCCATTGGCACACATGTACTCATACGTAGGCATCCTCGCACACGCGCTtagccgccctcacacacacacgcaacatgCATAGGTGCACTCGCAcgcaccgcgcacacacacacccacccacaggcaCATAGACACGCACGTATGTGTGCCCGCTCACAGATACACAAGCACTAAATATTCAATAACGTGCCTCTTGTCAGTACTGTGGAACATAAAACCAGGGTCCCTGTCACATTGTGCCCCCTCAGGATGTACAAGATCCTGAGGCCAATTTGATGGAGAGAAGGAAGGCAGCACCTACCCAGACCACTCCTTTCCCAGCCTGGTGTCCGAGCGGCAGTATTATCCTTCACACAGCCTGACGTGGTATCTGGTGGTAATCGgagtgtttgtgggatcttgctgtgcagtccCTGCCGAGTTTCCCACGTGAAAACAGTGAACGTGTTTCAAATACAAAAAGCTGCCGTGTTGATTGAAAGGTCTGGGCCAGTCTGAAAAGGCACAGGAGGAAGACGATCTCTTCCTTTTGACGGGTCACTCCTGCAGTGCAGCCCCTGCCGTTCTGTGGGAGGAGACGGCGACTGCCacatgcacagtaagatcccacaaagtgTTATGCAACACAGGGTCAGGAACCTAATTTCAGTGGGGGTTTGAGGGACACTGGAGAGAACTTCCCTCCCCATCCTGCTGTTGCTGTTTATATTTTACATTCGCTTGAGGGGTGGACAGGGACAGATGGAGAGCAAGACCCACTGGGATCATCCGGGAATGACTGATTCAGGCGCCTCCCGTCCCATCGTCAGCCCCAACACATCCTTCATTCGTGGCTCAGCAAAGGGAGTTGAAGAATCAATGAATGAATACCCAGTGACAAAATGCACAGTCGTTGCTGCCAACATCTCCGGCCATTCCTGTGGTCATGTGTACACGGGCCAGCTgtctgtctctttgtgtgtgtgttgggtgggggggggcatgcgATGGGAGAGCAGGTTACCTGGAGCCTGCCTGGTCCGACGTTAACCAGGCGGAAGCAGATTCAGTCCAGTGTTATCACCCTCGGGCATTGTCTCTCCGAGCGATGGGAGGGCAAGTTACCTGGAGCCGGCCTGGTCAGACGTTAACCAGGCGGAAACAGATTCAGTCCAGTGTCGATCATCCTCGGGCGTTGTCTCTCCGAGCGATGGGAGGAGAGTGGGACCATCACAGGACCAGCCCCCCGCCCGTGTACTCCACTCTCTGTGAAAAGAGGGGAACGTCAGGAATAGGAGTGGGAATAGTTCCtggcgagcctgctccactattcagcaagatcacggctgatcatcgacctcaactccactcttccccacccctcaaTTCCCAAGGATATCTCCACCTCAGCCTTGAACGCACTCAATGACAGAACATCCAGCATTCCCTGGgatagagaatgccaaagattcacaaaccctctgggtgaagaaattctccctcatctcagtccaaaatggccgccCCTTATCGAGACTGGCcccgtgtccctgactctctgggaATTAGCCTCTCCGCATCAACCTTATGGAGTCGCCTCAGAATTTCACACCTTTCAATCGGAGCATCTAAACTGCAGGGAATGTTGGGCCCATTGCTCAGGCTCCAGAGCACTGaccggtctcctcctcttcctattTTCTTGGCTCCCCCTCACGTTCCGAGTTCAGATCTTACCTGGGGCGGCTGGAGGAATGCCAGCCAGTCGGAGGAGTGTGTGGGCAGCAGCCCCATCGCCTGGCACTTGTAGACGGCTAGGGCCAACCCCAGCAGGTTGCCGATGAAGTAGAGCAGACGCTGCAGCCAGTGCTGAGTCGAATTCCCCAGGACCTTAAAGACTGGGAGTGAGAATAAAAAAACAGAAAGATCAGGAACAGGGGAGAGACTGTGAAATGTTCATAGAGAATTGGGGGATCCTTGTACTCAAATCACAAACAGACAGCATGGAGatacagcaagaaattaggaaggcaGATGTTCCGTTAGCCTTCACCGAGGGatggcgccagggaccggggtttgattacagctttgggtgactgtccgtgctgagcctgcacattcaccctgtgtcagcctgagtttcctccgggttctctggtttcctcccacagtccaaagatgtacaggttaggtggattggccatgataaattgccccttaagtgtccaaaggtaaggtggggGTACAGGGACAGGGAGGGAATTGGGTCTCTGTATAGTGGCCTTtcaaatggttggtgcagactcgatgggccaaattgcctctttctgcactgtagggtttctatgattcactGGTTTCTATGATACATCAGTGCGTGTATATCTATGAGTGAGGAAATctttctgcaattgtacagagtTTTGGTCAAACACAGGAGGAATAACTtatgcagtttgggtctccttatctaCAGAATTGCCAAGGAGAGAGGGTAACAAAGACTCAccagattggttcctgggatgacaggattgtccAACGAGGAGAGATTGGGAAGAATGGGCCTTTACTCTCTTGGGTTTACGAGACTGAGAGTTGATCTGATTGAAACAGATATAATTGTAAAGAGGGTTTGACAGGGAGATGCGGAGACACGGTTTCCTCTGGCTGCAGAATCCGGAACACAGAGACATAGCCTCAGGGGGGCAGCTAGTTCGGACTGAGCTGAAGAGGAATTTCCTCACCCCATGAGTTGTCTCTaacccagagagttgtggatgttCAATCACTGATTATATTCCAGGCTGAGATCAATGGATTGTTGGACACCAAGAgaaatctcagggagatatctgtacactgactggtgtcttcaaTTAACCCATCTCccccagggggatatctgtacaatgaAGGTAGAAACCTACTTTGCCACCCCTAatatgttttacttttgtttttatatattttatCAACCTTAGAACCAGTTGCTATAGTATTTTGAGCCATAGAAATAGAATAACCCCATGTCACTTGGCAGTTACTCATCAACAAACTAACTTCTTCTCAGCAGAGTAAGACCACTTCTTCAAGGCTAAGAAAGCTGGAGAGTAAAAGAGCTCCTCTTCCCTGTCCTTCCTGAACTCCCTTATTCACCCAGCTCTCAGCACTCTGTTCTAAGTCCCATTCAAATGATGCCAGTTAAAAGCTGTTTCTCAGCTGCAGAATCAATACAATACTCACTTGGCGACATGGACATCAGTGCGTGTATAGGTCTCCAGGCCATCATGCAAACCATCATGATAGGGAAGATGTAGATGTTGTTGCCGGCCGTGTACATAATGAACAGATTCATGGGCAGCTGCTTCAATGGGCCAAAGGCGATGTCCCAGCAGAGCTGAAAACAGAAAGTGAGCAGGGCATCAGTAAAGGGAGCCAGGTTGGGGAAGGTCACGTACTGATCTTACACCCAGGGCTGGAAATAAGGATGACGGTTAACACCACAAAAGGTTCCTTTAGTACATGGGGTGCAGCGGTTCACCAACCCAGTTTACCACTGTTGACAAACCAAGCCTGGCCAGCTGGACAACGAGGACACATTCAAATCCAACTTACTTTCTCAACCAGGATCCGGTCTGTTTCTTGGACGCGGATGTCTGGAAGCTGTTTGTCTGAATATGCGACTGGGCTCATGAAGTCGCCCTGGCCATACTGTTGATCACGGCTCCTGTGAGAAACAGAGAACACAAATTGGGTCACCTCAGCAAGCTCTTCAGGACCCTcttaaaagagggagtctctccatcagggatccCACTGTGGTGGCAATACTGCCAGCATGAACTAAACCATGAGCAAGCCTAGGGCACACTGCATGCACCAAACTGCCATGGGATTGGACAGCCACAAAGTGCATTGGAGTCAACTGACAATCCGGGTGCCAATCCCCTTGTCCAGTCCTCCGTTAAAAGGCGATTGCACCGAGTCACCGGAGGCAATGAATTTTTGCTTGACAGTGAACGATGTTGAATGTCGAGAGAGACCCACTGCAGCACCCGGCCCCAGAAACGAGCAATCGTCCCTCCAGCCAACACTCAGGTGGGGGgctgaaaccaagatggcgtcgcagGGTCGTGACCCCGGGAAAAGAAGCCAAGTGGAGTCGGAGTGGTTTCTGGGAGATTTGAGAAGCTGCTTTCTGCCAAGGGGCGGAAAGTTTTAGGTTGATGCCCACATCCCCGGGTCAGTGTGCGGTGCCCTCCATGCGAGAGAGCAGGCTGGCCCGGCCTGCGCCTCCTACTCGAGCCCCAGGCTCCAGCGCGGCCTCTGCACCTGCGGCTGCCGCTCGGGTTGAGCTCGAGGGTCCACTTCTGCCAGCGCGCGCGGTTGGCGAGCGCCGCCCCCGCAGCCATGGCAACGCCGGCGACCGTTAACCGTCCCCCCTCAAATCTGATCCGGGGAATAATCCGCGCGCTTCCGTCAACAAACCACACCCGCTGCAATGCGCATGCGCTGCTGTCCGGACGTCCTCGGCGAAATGCAGACATCGCTCACGTTTCCCCCATCTTTGTTAGGGGCACGTCGAGCAACCAAATGTCAACGGTTTCTTCACAAGTGATGcgagacttgctgagtttatccagcattttgtttttatttcagatttctagcatccgcaATATTTTACTTCTATTCCCGGCCCATTTCTACCTCACATGTAACTGGGTATCATGAGTGAAGCTACCACCAGGCTCAGGGCTAACCCTTACAGCCAAGTTGCAATGAAATATTGTGActtcctgcaggtgctggaactgATGGGAGGACAATTTGCACACATTGGTCAACAGCAATGTTGCTGTAAAGGTTGATTAGAATCACAATATCACTGATGTAACCAATTAATTGGAATGAAATAATGACAGCGATCTCATTGATCCGAGAGACAGTTTGATCTTTAATTGATTTGAAATAAATCATCTCAAAAACAGGTGCTGAATGTAGATGATGtcctgtttaataataatctttattaatgttacaagtaggcttatattaacactgcgctgaatttactgtgaaaagtccctagtcaccacaccctggtgcctgttcaggtacatagattacatagaacatacagtgcagaaggaggccattcggcccatcgagtctgcaccgacccacattaatccctcacttccaccttatccccgcaacccaataacccctcccaacccttatggacactacgggtaattttagcatggccaatccacctaacctgcacgtctttggactgtgggaggaaaccggagcacccggaggaaacccacgcggacacggggagaacgtgcaaactccgcacagacagtgacccagcggggaatcgaacctgggaccctggcgctgtgaagccacagtgctattcacttgtgctaccgtgttgccctgagGCAGAATTCCGAATGTCTAAATCACCTagtaagcatgtctttcggaacttgtgggaggaaaccggagcacccggaggaaacccacggggagaacgtgcagattccgcacagacagtgaccaagcctggaatcgaacccggggccctggtgctgtgaagcaacagtgctaaccactgtgctaccgtgctgcccatatttcatTCACTGTCATGAATTAGATTCAGCTTGGTGACAGGGTGGGTTCTGATTAACCTTCCACTGGGGACATAAAAAGGGTAAGATTTATTCTTGTTATCCTCTATCAGTGGTATATCAAATAGAGCAGAAAAATATACGGGCAGTGCATGAAATCTGACTTCTCTCTTCAGAGCTCATGTCCCACTGCAACAGTGTTTTTGTATGAGGTTCCCTCTGGTTCCTGTCACTGAGTCTCTCAGCCTGCAGTAATACACCGCGCTGTCAGACAGCTGCAGCTCACTGATCGTTCCTCACTTACCCCCACACATTTCAAACTGTCGATTGATGCAGAAAATTGAGTCTCCCACCCTCTGCAAATTTCTACTGAGCCTTGGGGAAGTGTCCAGGCGACTTTCCCTCTCCTTGATGCCCCACAATGTCagcagctcagactccagctcaataCCCCTGAGCCCAGGTTCTGCAAGTTGCAGACACTCCTCAGATATGATTGCCCAGGATTGTAACGTTCTCCAAAAACGCCCACATACTGCAATCCtagcacatcacctgtcctgtGGAGAACATCAAACTCCAGCCTAGTTATAGGGGTTATTAACTTGAGCAGAAATAAACAAAGGACGTGATTAACAATAACATCCAATCCCTGGAGTCACacatgaacccgctggtgtctcagcaggttggatgatcgattgaatcccttcccacactcggggcaggtgaatggtttctccccactgtgagtgcgttggtgtgtctggagattggatgattgagtgaattgtttcccacacacggagcaggtgaatatcctttccccagtatgaattcgctggtgttgaATAAGGTGAGATGATTGTCTAAATTTCTTCTCACAATGAGAGCAACTGAatggtctcttgtcagtgtgaacaaGCTGGTGTTTAATTAGATCTGGAGAGGTTTTAAAGCAATCCCCACAGTaaaagcatttaaaaggtctctcgtcactgtgaactctctggtgtgaccCCAGGCTGGATGACTTtgcgaattccttcccacacatggagcacctgaacggtctctccccagtgtgactgcgccgatggctctccagctgggatgggtaactgaatcccttcccacagtccccacatttccaaggtttctccatggtgccagtgtccttgtgtctccaggttggatgatcagttgccCATCTTGATCGGACACAGAACATGTGAACGGTTTCTCCTCGCTGTAAATGGtgtggtgtttcttcaggctgtgtatttggttaaagctctttccacattcAGTTCACTGGTACTCTCTCACTCggatgtgtgttgtgtgggtctcggggcttttccagtcacactgatgtttccacagtcagttcactggaacactctcactcggctgtgtgtgtgtctcggtgtttttccagtcacactgatgtttgaaatcttttcccacaggcagaacagacaaacatttctccttcgacatgcaaaggccaatgatattcaagtCCTGATGAATCGAATGACTCTGCCAGATCTTGACATGATGTTTGCTTTCCTCATCTGCAAATCCTCGTCTGCAAATCCTCACCTTCACATGCTCTGTAAAAGGAGATTACCAAAGTCATCACTGTAAGTAGAGGACAGAAATGCAGAACAGATAATTCTCGTTTCTAGGGACCATTTTTTCCCTCTTATTCCACTACAGCTGcagatccccgtcccacacactctccctccgcaCTGGGCTGAAATACAGATAAAGTGTTGGATATATTTTCCTGCATCCGTTTAACAAATTTGTACAAATAGAGATAGAATCATGTTTG
This portion of the Scyliorhinus torazame isolate Kashiwa2021f chromosome 5, sScyTor2.1, whole genome shotgun sequence genome encodes:
- the LOC140418648 gene encoding uncharacterized protein isoform X2; the encoded protein is MADVNQGLVPGERLGAANAGSAGSYSRQNRQTFLLRHAKANDIQVLMNRMTLPDLDMMFAFLICKSSSANPHLHMLCKRRLPKSSLIITILNLPHL
- the LOC140418654 gene encoding ER membrane protein complex subunit 4-like is translated as MAAGAALANRARWQKWTLELNPSGSRRSRDQQYGQGDFMSPVAYSDKQLPDIRVQETDRILVEKLCWDIAFGPLKQLPMNLFIMYTAGNNIYIFPIMMVCMMAWRPIHALMSMSPIFKVLGNSTQHWLQRLLYFIGNLLGLALAVYKCQAMGLLPTHSSDWLAFLQPPQRVEYTGGGLVL